The Anaerolineae bacterium genome window below encodes:
- a CDS encoding GNAT family N-acetyltransferase, with amino-acid sequence MDTTEYTRDGYVIRTDKRKLDLNVVHAYLSQRSYWAQGRSMKTVIKSIKNSLCFGLYDQQDNLVGFARVVTDYATFVWLCDVFILESHQGQNLGKWLIEVVTNHPDLKNLRNFLLATRDAHELYRRYGGFEKLENADRWMMRPRK; translated from the coding sequence ACCACCGAATACACCCGGGACGGCTATGTTATCCGCACCGACAAAAGAAAGCTGGACCTGAACGTCGTTCACGCCTACTTGAGCCAGAGGTCATATTGGGCGCAGGGACGCTCAATGAAAACCGTCATTAAATCCATTAAAAATTCGCTCTGTTTTGGCCTGTACGACCAGCAAGACAACCTGGTTGGTTTTGCCCGCGTGGTTACCGATTACGCTACCTTTGTCTGGTTGTGCGACGTGTTTATCCTGGAGTCGCACCAGGGGCAAAACCTGGGCAAATGGCTGATTGAGGTTGTCACCAACCACCCCGATTTAAAGAATCTCAGAAACTTTTTGCTGGCCACCCGCGACGCGCACGAGCTTTACCGCCGCTACGGGGGATTTGAAAAGTTGGAAAACGCGGATAGATGGATGATGCGTCCTCGTAAATGA